A segment of the Coffea arabica cultivar ET-39 chromosome 8c, Coffea Arabica ET-39 HiFi, whole genome shotgun sequence genome:
acacacacatatatatatatatatacgcgcgcacacacacacacactcactcACTACTGTTAAGGATGGGATGCACCAACGTATGGAATTAAAAAAGTGGCCATCTATGCCATGGTGGTACGGTACAGCCTAATAAAGTCTCCAGCTTAGGTTACTTCTATAAAGCTGTATAAGCACTTTCTTTGGTCCTATACATCACGTACAGAGCTTCGCCATGAGGCATGAGAATGCCGCCACGGTTATCTTATTTCTTGATTCTGATATATATAGTACTATTTATTTTGGCATGGTTGGCTCAATATATAAAACAGTGCATCCACTTAGTCTAACTTGTCATCTTCTCATGATCGGTGGGATTGTAAGAGGGATATATTGATCGATCAGGAGCCTTTGTGGATGTTCCTTTAATCTTGGCACTAAAGATATACTAAACAAAAGAGCTAGAGATGCCAGCCAATATGATCGATATGATTTCCACCATCAATAACTACTCGATCATTTTCGTTGAATATGAGCGTGCACAAGGCATGCATCTATATATATACCTGTTCTAAGTACCTGAGTCCGATCGATGAATGATGTTTTTGGAGCTCTTCCTTGTGAATGATGCTGTTGAAATTTCAGACATTTCTTCTCCCACAATTTCATTTCAAGAAACTTTTTATATCTGAATGTGACTAACATTTCTATGACGACAGAAGATACTTGTCTTCAGTTTTTGAAAATTGATGAGAACGCCTTGGCGGCTAGTGTTGCAACATCTTAGCCACGCTCGGAAAACAGAAGGAATCAATCTTAATGTCTTCCATTTTAATTTGCATTGATTGATCAGATTGTATGTCTTTTCGTTTCCAACCATTTTAAATGAGGTTGACACATTAAATTATACTCATCTTTTTCCAataatttaaacaccaaaacaGCCAATTGAATACATTGCTTAAGCGTTCATGTGGACGCTTTCTCATGTTACAAAAGAATACATTTGGGAGCGCGTCAAATTCTCTTGCTTTCACTATACAACTGTTTCGCACCAGAAACTTGCAATCATCCTCTCATTTATCCATACGTCTCTTCGAACTCCTTATCCGGAAGGCTGTTCAAAAAATTAACCCatgttttgaaaataaaatttggtagagaaaaaaaaacttgttgAGATACTTTAAAGGAAAGTCTTCTTTTGAAGTGAAAATCAGTTGGCCAAAATTGACGAAGATGAAATGAAAACTGccatatgattttttttttttttaaaaaaaaaaaactttcgaTTAACGAAAATGACTATCAAGTTAGTTAGTACAACtgatattatttattatttgttttattaaaatcaagaaatacaaTTAAAATTATTCTACACAATATATTATTtactaaaatataattaaatcatCTCCAAAATCAAATTCAAGTTCGAGCTCAAATTCGAAATCGAGTTCGAATTCGGATCGTTGAGACTAACAAGCAGAGCTCGAGCTCCAACTCGAATATTCACACAAATAAATGAATTAAATTTGAGCAATACTTATAACTTGTTAATATTTGAGCCGAATTCTAACACTAATCATATGACATAGGATTAGAGCTTCAACactaaggccttgtttggactGCAATTTTCTAAAGAAAAAGTGCTACTTTTTCCatgaacacattttccaatcacctttttatctcacatatatcaaatcgctacaataattttttttatgaaaaaatctagaaaaatacaatccaaacaagtcgTAAGCACTTGGCTCAATTTGACTCGTTAAAAGCTCTAATCAAGACCCTCAAACATTGATATAACCAAGGAAGGCCATTTCATCTATCACAAAGGTGCTCATTCATCATGTAAAGTTGTGGAAAAAGATGGTCCACGGCCAATAGGAGGAGGATTAATTAGTTTATGCAAAAAAGCGGACATGATGAGCAGACCCTACATCACGGATTCTCAATATCTCATTGCTGCAGGTGGCTCTCTTTTCAGCCCTTCAAGAACTTGATACCTCAGTAGAGTGGAATGTTTGAATCATGCCTATGGTAGCTGGTACTTTTGGGCACTTGGAATATAGTACTACATGCTGAACAGTGTTTTAAAAGTTAGACGATGACAATACTACTGACAATGCTACAGAGTATTTTACTCATTCACTTGATAATGTACAATATaatttatcccattttatatccaaacaaatttttttgccACCTCTTCATTTTGGAAGGGCTCTCTACCAACTTCCACCGACCATACGATCAATCATAGTTGAGAAGCACGGAAGATGGAGGAGGCTATATTATATGGCCAGTCATGGCTTAGTGGAAAATTTGGATACTTTTACACAGAACAAAGAAAAGCGTCCCAGAAAGGGGAAAGTAGAGCAGAGAGAGCAACATGAAGGCacgttaattttctttttttctggaATCCTGGCTAGTGGAGTTTGTTCAGGATAGTGCTGGTAATAGCACTCACTGTTTAACGTTTATGCCCCTTATCTCATTTACTCCTACAATTTTGAACTGTTTCTCTGCTAATAGAACTGTCCCTGCTCAAACCATTGTTTACACCACAAGCCCTGCTTCCATTATACCAACATATATTTGGCTGAACTCATATAATTTTGGTTGAAATCAAACCTGTTCCCAATGCCAATTTCTGCTGGTAAAAGACATTATTATTCAAGTGATATTATTGAAACTCTCGATTCGATTCTCAAACTCTCTCTCATTCCTTTACTCGTTTCAATCCTTGTACCCCTAAAGTATCAGTAAAAGTATTTTGGAACACCAAATACCTGACATATTGCCAGGTAGAAGAGGTTTGTGTAAGAACATCAAAATGCTTGAAGGGAAATCAGTTACGGAGAAGGCCTTTCTAATTATGACAAATGTTAACGGCAGTAATGCACTGCACTTTTTTCTTAatgatatttttgcaaatatAAGTAAGGTTGTTTCCAACACATCAATGCCAGCaaaaaatattgatcaaataTGAAGAGTTGGGGTATGAATAATATTAATGTTAGTGAACTAAACCTCATTTGAGTCCTTAGGACTAAAAGAGGAatcaagccacaaaatcaaTTACTATCAAATTAAACTTGAATCAGTAAGAGCTTGTTCGAATGCGGTTCATCAATTAATTAAGTTATGCACGATTACATAATCGTAAATTTGATTTATATGTAAAAATTTCATGTTACCTGAGTTTGGCTCTAGTAAAAACTTATTTAAGCTTGAATAATTCAATTTTacttttgttcaaataaataaGCAAACTTGATCATTCGAGTGTTAGCTCGATTACACCTGTGCATGCTCTTATAAAAAACAAGGGCGGCAATTTGCAGTCCGATTGCTTCATAGTCTGTGGTAaaagttgcaaaaaaaaaaaaaaaaaaaaatgcaatgtcAGTAAAACAAGTGAAGTGCCATTACCATTTCCTCCACAGGATAACTAGTAGCAACATTTAGCCATTTAAGTTTTCTAAGTATATCGATCCAGTTCTTTGTACATGAAAAATTTAACAACATGCATGAAATAAAATCATATAATTAGCTTACTaagacaagtaaaattgaaACCAACTAATTAATGTTCATTCTATGCAAAATCAAAGTTCAAGCATTTGCTCatagaaaattagaaataatTCCATGATGTTacattttctaattttatagactaatatactccctccgtcccattttgatagtcctgttttccttgTTCGTTTGTCctaaattgtagtccactttccaattgaagaatgtagttgcattttaatttttctaaaatacccttattcaatgtaagttgttgttactataaacttaccccatttaatgagagttgatctttttttactatcaattcaagttttcataaagttgtactctaattaatgtgaggttattttaggaaaatagttacctaaattgattgtttcaataaaattaattattttttttaaactatgtgaaaaaaaatcagaacTATTAAAATGCGACGGAAGGGTATAATTCTATCTTAAAGTTTCAAAACTGGTCCGGAACTAGGCGGCTTCACAAAAGAAATACTCCTCCTTATTAGGAACAATCTAAAATTTGCCCACGACAATAGTAATAATCCATTTTAACCATTTTCTTTTTACCGTCAGCGATTACTGAACCGACCCGTGAGACCGATGGTTTCTTTCTACCATTTCTGCCCCTGAGCCCTAAACTTCACACTCGACAGCCTCAGCTCTCGATCCAATCGCCCTCTACGTCGGCGTGATCTTCGGCAGGGAAGCGAAATCGAGTTTCTAGAGTCGTACTAATCGAAGGACTTGGGCGTTGGAATCCGAGGTAAAATTCTAATTGATCGTGCAATTAGCTGTTTGTAGGCCATTTATCTGTATATGATCGAATTCGTGTTTTGCTGCACTTGTATTACGTTTTAATCGGTATAGGAAAACAAGTTGAATCCTACGATTGTCATAGAATTTACAACCATTTTCCGCCTATGAGATTGTTAAATTGCTCCTCGCATTGTTCATTTTGTTTTATCGATTAATTTGTGATTCCCATCGGAAAAGGATGGGTGGACGGCGATGAAATTGCAttcacgtttttttttttttatcatttgattttttttgcttttaataGGCTGCCTTGGTTGAAGGTTGAGGttgcaacattttttttttgttttaattcaaATTATTGTACATATTTTCTACTGCTATTAATTAAGTGAACTTGACCTGGGATTAACGTAATTCCTGAATGAAAGAGAAGGATAACTGAAGTTCTGAATGTATCAGTTTGCCTATACTTTAGATGTTTCTGGGACGTTATGGGAACTCTTGCTATCAGGCTTTTGGAGTTTGGAGTGTCTATCATCACTTTTAGTAGCTGTCAGTGTGGTGTGTTTGGTTACTTGCAGTAGTTTATCGCAAGGGATTAGGCTcgaatatttatttcttttagaattAATTGTTGAGTAAAGCTTCAGTTCGCTCTTTGAATGAGAATGTGATAAGGAACTAATGATGTTACAGATAAAAGTTAGATGCATTGTTATATATGTcgtttgtcaatttcatttgggCTTATGAGGTCCTTAGTAAATGACTGGTATTGTTATCAATCTACTGTGACCAGCTTGTGAATGTGAACAATCTTCTCCGTTTATCTCGTGCTTATCTCTGTttatgtgaaattgtgaagAGATTTAAACTCCTGTATATTGTTTTCAACTCATTGTTAATCCTCACATGCCCCAATGTTTCCCTTTGGGGGGTGGTGCTGTCTTATAAGAATGTTAAAGACTATTAAAAGAAGTGGACTGGTAGTGCATTGCTTATAGCATTTGTTAAGTGAGAAATTCTTTTGCTGTTAAACCATTTTCTTAGGGAGATACATTTAATCATAGTGATCCCTTTTGTTTGTAACCCCAATCTCTTAAAAAGTGTAGTAATAAAAGTGTAGTAATAATACTACACATTTAAAAGTGTAGTAATAACCCTAATCGtcctctttctttcctttgagGCTTCTTCGAAATAGCTTATGTAATTAAAATGACATTTACACGAAATTCAATATGCCAGATTTTCTCCACTATGTAACAGTGTAAACTTAACTACTGGAGAGTGGATCatgtttcttttgaaatagCGGAAGAATTAGGAAAATCTGCTTAGGAATGGCTTTAGATGGTGGCAGATGTGGTTTAATATATTAAAGCAATTCTGTAATTATCTTACAGAGCTGAGTCTGAGATTGGGAGGGGGAAGAGCTTTGTCGTCAAAATGGACAATCTACAAAACcttagaaggaagaaattgcaATAAGTGTTTGCATGCTGCAAAGAAAAACTGCCATTATTTGATAACATATGAATAGTTTTTGAAGCTGCTGCAAATGGAAATAATTGGGCCTCAAATTTGCTAATATATTGCTGATATATATCATGTATAAATGGTTAAAATTCCTGGCAACAGGACTGCCAAAACATGTTTGTTATTACTTTTTTGCAATGCTTTTGATAGGGAACTGTTGTTTTTGCGAATTGCAAAAATATGCATATACCTCTGACAACTGTATTCTTTGATGGCTAATATTGCCCATGTTTGGcgttgatttttttctttttcagctgcTTGGTAGGTCTCGTTCTATAGTTATGTCTACTGGACTTGCTGATTGTTCCTGGGCCATTTCCTCAAATATTCTTGATtactcaaacaaaaaaaaaaaaaaaagaatcctaTTGAAAATATAAATAGTGTTTTACTATTTTGGTGTATATGATGTTGTACATGTTGACTCTGTGAATGTGAATAAGTTCAGAATATCCTGGACCATTAAGCACAAGTATGTTGTATAAGTTGTTGCaagctatatttttgtgaagttgTGTAGTTTTGCAGCACTTGTACTGgtaatttttccagttttgtaGTTTGTATATCATGACAGAAGGCATTGTGTCCACCAATGTTTGTATATCACTGAAATGACTATTGTCTTGTGCATGTAGGATGCTATTTTGCCTTGTCAGATTCTATTTTCTACAACATTCTAGCAGGATTAATGCATATATGCAGTTTTTTCTGGTGTTTCAAATATTTATTGCTTTTATATTGCATTTAGTTTGGATTAATCTGCTGGCCTTGCTTATGTTCCCTCTTTTTTGTAATTCCTTCTTGAAACACCTGCCTGCTAGgaacttttaaaattttctgtttctgtttttgtttcatttttaattactttCTTTCTTTGGACTTGACTGTAGTTGAGAAGTTCTCTTTTGGACTTGATAAAGAAAAAGCCTTTCACCTCTTCCTCTTGCAGTGGGGAGGGGGGAGTTTGATATATGATGGGGACTCATGTGAGCTTATAAAATTCTTTGTCATCAGTCAATTAACCTTAGGTGTATTTGGCCTTTTTTTGCAGTCATAGCTAATTAGCCTTTTGGCTGCATTCctgctgaaattttttaaaGATGAATATTGTTTGGTTTTAAAGAGTCAATTTGTGGTTGATGCTTATTTGACACCTTAGCTTGATCTTAAATCTATGTTTCAGGTAATTGTTGAACTTCTGGCATCATGGGGGAATCATCCTTTACAATTCAGATTAGTACCAATTTAGTTGACCAGCTAGCTGATGATAGTGGAAAGCGGAAAAGGAAAACTAGGAAAGCAAAGCCAAAGCTGCCACAGGATGCTAAAACTCCTCAGCAATCCCCTTCTAAGCAAAAGCTGGTCTCTGATGATTCTAAGATCCTTAAAGTGCCACCTGCAGCTGGATGGCCGCTTCAGCCTCCTCTATACTTGCCGCCTCCTCCTGTGCAACCTGCTAATGCAGAGTTAGAAGCAATTCAGTCTGTCCTGAAAGACAGTGAAAATGTTGTGGAGAAGCTGCAAAAGCAGGAGGCCGACATGCTGCAGGAAGTCACTGAAAGAGCTAAGGATCTCCATGCTAAAGAGTTCAAGCTTCCACAGCAGAAGCCCGTGCCCTGTTTAGAGAAGTATGAGGCCTGCCTGAAGTGTTACAAGGAGAACACTCGGGACTCTCTAAGATGTCAATTTTTGGTCAATGATTATGCTGATTGTGTGCGTAAAATTAGGCGGTTAGTCAGCTCAGAGGATAAATAGTCCATGTGAAAGAAGAGTTAATACACTTGATTACAAACTAATTGCAGTTTTCTCGAATCTGAGATTTTGTGGTGCAAATAAAGCATACCTCTTACTCTTGCCCCATGTTTGGGATGGAATGCCTGCCATTGTGCTGCTCTGGGCTCTCTCGATATATCATTTTGCTCATTAGGCCTTTGATGCACTTTTCTCCCTACTCAGTTCGCGATCTGCCTCAACTGACATTGAGAAGACGATTGTAGCTAATATCTTGTTGTACTAACTAATGCTTGCCATAATGGCTAGCTGCATTTCCTCCCTCTGAACCAACATTTGTTTGATTGAGAGCTCATTCGACTGCTTATTTCTATTTTGAGTTCGTGCATGGCAGTGGCATGTGCTGTTGTATTACGTTTTCTTTTTCCGATGTTTATCAATCCTCCTTTGTAtgcctttgcctttgcctttgcctttgaAGAGGTTGGAGTAGATGGGGTATGCAATAGCAGGGAATGAAGCAGCACGACTTGGTTGAATCTTGCAATGGTCACAATTTACAGCTTTGCACTAGTACGGAGTAAAATCATGATGTATTCTTATGCTTCATGCTCGGAGGAAAAAGGGAATCTATGAATTCTTCTCCTAGCACTCCAAAGGCAAAGATAAACTTA
Coding sequences within it:
- the LOC113702870 gene encoding uncharacterized protein, whose amino-acid sequence is MGESSFTIQISTNLVDQLADDSGKRKRKTRKAKPKLPQDAKTPQQSPSKQKLVSDDSKILKVPPAAGWPLQPPLYLPPPPVQPANAELEAIQSVLKDSENVVEKLQKQEADMLQEVTERAKDLHAKEFKLPQQKPVPCLEKYEACLKCYKENTRDSLRCQFLVNDYADCVRKIRRLVSSEDK